A DNA window from Aminipila luticellarii contains the following coding sequences:
- a CDS encoding calcium-translocating P-type ATPase, PMCA-type translates to MLLNSGNVTLDSLVGLTEEETALSRDKHGSNQLGQRKKNQFMKQFIQNFNDPIIKILLIALAVNVVLLLHNFNWYESAGIAIAIFLATFVSTLSEYGSESAFEKLQEEADATFCRVKRAAGLLELPVNDVVTGDYVLLQAGEKIPADGLILSGELYVDQSALNGEAKEVLKIPQGSSSSASNQSAVDFMQPNKLFRGSVVCSGEGIMQITSVGLHTFYGHIAHEVQDETRDSPLKHRLKNLAELISTFGYAAAAVVAIADLFNSLILDQGYNMSRTLEVIQTPSAIVPALLHALTLAITVIVVAVPEGLPMMITVVLSSNMKKMLKDNVLVRKLVGIETSGSLNILFSDKTGTITKGKLQVVSFISGKNTEYNPSQIVNKRELYSLLELSSVYNTTAALSLKKGHKTVIGGNSTERALLEFSMEHSVIDPRNIKVLSKLPFNSTNKYSAVTIANKGVPLTLIKGAPEKILPKCTKYYDEYGHTQHSVNLSALNQTLSQLSSKAIRLLAVAASDSPENSGDGFHDLTLIGIFGIRDEIRPEAVSAIRQVTKAGIQVVMITGDNKDTASAIAREAHLIREGEPSAVMTSSELSLMSDDMLKRALPQLRVVARALPSDKSRLIKVSQEMGLVAGMTGDGVNDAPALKKADVGFSMGSGTEIAKEASDIVILDDNFQSIAKAILYGRTIFKSIRKFIVFQLTVNLCAVIVSIVGPFLGVDTPVTVIQMLWINMVMDTLAGLAFSGEIPLEEYMKEPPKRRDEVIINKYMWNQILFTGTYTSVLCLLFLKLPVFHRLFRGYEGMSYFMTAFFSLFIFASIFNSFNARTYRLNLLAHLKGNKAFIAIISLICVVQLLLIYFGGSVFRTAGLTFWELQMVLLLAFSVVPVDMIRKVIIRMNGRKGYL, encoded by the coding sequence ATGTTGTTAAACTCAGGCAATGTAACATTGGATTCTCTTGTGGGACTAACGGAAGAAGAAACCGCCTTATCCAGAGACAAGCATGGAAGCAATCAATTAGGCCAGCGGAAGAAAAATCAATTTATGAAACAGTTTATCCAGAATTTTAATGATCCCATCATTAAAATTCTGTTAATAGCCTTAGCCGTTAATGTGGTTCTGCTCTTACATAACTTTAATTGGTATGAGTCGGCGGGAATTGCTATCGCCATTTTCCTGGCTACCTTCGTATCCACTTTATCTGAATATGGAAGTGAATCCGCTTTTGAAAAACTGCAAGAAGAAGCGGATGCGACTTTTTGCAGAGTAAAACGAGCTGCCGGACTGCTGGAATTGCCGGTGAATGATGTGGTGACCGGCGATTATGTCCTGCTGCAGGCCGGTGAAAAAATTCCGGCTGACGGATTGATCCTATCTGGAGAGCTGTACGTGGATCAGTCTGCTCTGAACGGAGAAGCTAAAGAAGTGCTGAAAATTCCGCAGGGAAGCAGCTCATCCGCTTCAAATCAATCCGCCGTAGATTTCATGCAGCCAAACAAGCTTTTCAGGGGCAGCGTCGTCTGCTCCGGAGAAGGTATCATGCAGATTACAAGTGTAGGTCTGCATACCTTTTACGGCCATATCGCCCATGAAGTGCAGGATGAGACTAGAGACAGCCCGCTTAAACACCGACTGAAAAATCTGGCGGAGCTGATCAGTACCTTCGGATATGCGGCGGCGGCAGTGGTGGCTATAGCAGATCTGTTCAATTCCCTAATTCTGGATCAGGGATATAATATGAGCAGAACTCTGGAAGTCATTCAGACGCCTTCTGCCATCGTTCCCGCTCTTCTTCATGCGCTGACGCTGGCTATTACAGTAATCGTAGTAGCCGTGCCGGAAGGGCTTCCCATGATGATTACGGTAGTCTTATCCTCTAACATGAAAAAAATGTTAAAGGACAACGTTTTAGTCCGAAAATTAGTAGGAATTGAAACCTCCGGCAGCTTAAATATCCTGTTTTCAGACAAGACCGGAACCATTACCAAGGGCAAGCTTCAAGTCGTTTCTTTTATCAGCGGAAAGAATACCGAATACAATCCGTCACAAATTGTAAACAAAAGAGAACTTTACAGTCTGCTGGAGCTTTCCTCTGTTTATAATACAACAGCGGCTCTCTCCTTAAAAAAGGGTCACAAAACTGTCATTGGCGGGAACTCCACAGAACGTGCCTTACTGGAATTCAGCATGGAGCATTCCGTCATCGACCCGAGAAATATCAAGGTGCTCTCAAAGCTTCCTTTCAACAGCACCAACAAATATTCTGCTGTTACTATAGCAAATAAGGGGGTTCCCCTTACCCTTATAAAAGGCGCACCGGAAAAAATTCTGCCCAAATGCACCAAATATTATGATGAATACGGCCATACGCAGCATTCCGTCAATCTATCCGCCTTAAATCAGACCCTAAGCCAGTTATCCTCTAAGGCGATCCGTCTGCTGGCGGTTGCTGCAAGCGATTCTCCGGAAAACAGCGGGGATGGATTCCACGATCTGACGTTAATCGGTATCTTTGGCATACGGGATGAAATCCGGCCGGAGGCAGTCAGTGCCATCCGTCAGGTGACCAAAGCCGGCATACAGGTAGTCATGATAACCGGGGATAATAAAGATACGGCTTCCGCCATAGCCAGAGAAGCACATCTGATTCGGGAAGGGGAGCCCTCGGCAGTGATGACGAGCAGCGAGCTATCCCTTATGAGCGATGATATGCTTAAACGTGCTCTGCCGCAGCTGCGAGTTGTGGCCCGTGCTCTGCCCTCGGACAAAAGCCGCCTAATCAAGGTTTCTCAGGAAATGGGACTGGTTGCCGGGATGACGGGAGACGGAGTAAATGACGCACCTGCTTTAAAAAAAGCAGATGTAGGTTTTTCCATGGGAAGCGGTACGGAAATCGCAAAAGAAGCCAGTGATATTGTGATTCTGGACGATAACTTTCAGTCCATTGCCAAAGCGATTTTATATGGGCGGACTATTTTTAAAAGTATCCGAAAGTTTATTGTTTTTCAGCTTACGGTAAACTTATGTGCGGTCATTGTGTCTATCGTAGGGCCTTTCCTCGGAGTCGACACACCGGTCACTGTGATTCAGATGCTTTGGATCAACATGGTTATGGATACGCTGGCGGGACTGGCCTTTTCCGGGGAAATTCCTCTGGAGGAATACATGAAAGAACCGCCGAAGCGGAGAGATGAGGTCATCATTAACAAATATATGTGGAATCAAATTCTTTTTACGGGAACCTATACGTCTGTTTTATGCCTGTTGTTTTTAAAGCTTCCCGTATTTCACCGATTGTTCCGCGGATATGAAGGAATGAGCTATTTTATGACGGCTTTTTTCAGCCTGTTCATCTTTGCCAGTATATTCAACAGCTTTAACGCCCGCACTTACAGGCTGAATCTGCTGGCCCATTTAAAGGGAAATAAAGCATTCATTGCCATTATTTCTCTGATCTGTGTGGTTCAGCTCCTGCTGATTTACTTTGGCGGCTCTGTTTTCCGTACCGCCGGTCTAACTTTTTGGGAATTACAGATGGTGCTTTTACTGGCCTTCTCCGTAGTTCCTGTAGACATGATTCGAAAGGTTATTATCCGGATGAACGGAAGAAAAGGATACCTTTAA
- a CDS encoding ABC transporter ATP-binding protein, whose amino-acid sequence MSMISFKNFSFKYSNLNEYTLTDISFEIRQGEKVLITGKSGSGKSTIAHCMNGLIPFNYKGELSGEILVDGAIPSEHSLFEMGGHVGTILQDQDCQFVGLSAGEDVAFGFENDCIPTEQMRKLVDEALEQVDMLEQKDITPQNLSGGQKQKVAIAGILAMKAPILLFDEPLANLDPASGQKAMETIDRLQKEGKTILVIEHRIEEVLEHHFDRVIVIEGGRIVFDGTPDEILAGGQLPQMGLRQPLYVEMLNLCGAELKPEDNISDLENTIKFKELVMSKYLSDTFEKKAGSQEKLLELKGICYTYYKEDPYTIKDITFDVKKGEMLAIVGNNGAGKSTLLKTISGIAKYQEGSMYYMGECIDKWSAGKRASAIGFVMQNPNHMITKNIIFDEVAFGPRNFGIPAEEVKTRAENALKTCGLYAFRNWPASALSYGQKKRLTIASILAMGPKVIILDEPTAGQDYTSYREFMNYLSRIRESGTAIILITHDMHLALEYADRAVVLSGGTVIAQDTMDKVLSDSSLVERANLKHTSIESMGRLYGVSDLSGFIAYFTRRVTGGGIHD is encoded by the coding sequence ATGAGCATGATTTCTTTTAAGAACTTTTCATTTAAATATAGTAATTTGAACGAATATACCTTGACAGACATAAGCTTTGAAATCCGGCAGGGCGAAAAGGTCCTGATCACCGGGAAGAGCGGAAGCGGAAAGTCTACCATAGCGCATTGTATGAATGGACTGATTCCGTTTAATTACAAGGGAGAGCTGTCGGGTGAAATTCTTGTGGATGGAGCGATTCCTTCAGAGCATTCCCTGTTTGAGATGGGCGGTCATGTGGGAACCATCCTGCAAGACCAGGACTGTCAGTTCGTGGGTCTATCTGCCGGGGAGGATGTGGCCTTTGGCTTTGAAAACGACTGCATCCCTACGGAGCAGATGCGGAAGCTGGTGGATGAAGCACTGGAGCAGGTGGATATGCTGGAGCAGAAAGATATTACACCGCAGAACCTTTCCGGAGGGCAGAAACAAAAGGTAGCTATTGCAGGAATTTTGGCTATGAAAGCTCCTATCCTGCTGTTTGATGAACCTCTTGCAAATCTGGATCCCGCCAGCGGGCAAAAAGCCATGGAAACCATCGACCGGCTTCAAAAAGAAGGAAAAACGATTCTTGTTATAGAGCACCGCATCGAGGAGGTGCTTGAGCATCACTTCGATCGGGTCATCGTCATCGAAGGGGGGCGGATTGTCTTTGACGGAACGCCGGATGAGATCCTCGCGGGGGGCCAGCTGCCGCAGATGGGGTTAAGGCAGCCGCTGTATGTGGAAATGTTAAACTTGTGCGGTGCAGAACTGAAACCGGAGGACAACATATCCGATTTGGAGAATACCATAAAGTTTAAAGAACTGGTAATGAGCAAATACTTGTCGGATACGTTTGAAAAGAAAGCAGGGTCTCAGGAAAAACTACTGGAATTGAAAGGGATTTGCTATACCTATTACAAAGAAGATCCCTATACCATTAAAGATATAACTTTTGATGTAAAAAAGGGTGAAATGCTTGCCATTGTAGGAAACAACGGGGCAGGCAAATCCACTCTGCTGAAAACCATTTCCGGGATTGCCAAATATCAGGAGGGATCCATGTATTACATGGGAGAATGTATTGACAAGTGGTCGGCGGGGAAACGTGCGTCTGCCATTGGTTTTGTCATGCAGAATCCCAATCACATGATTACGAAAAATATTATTTTTGATGAGGTAGCCTTTGGACCGAGAAACTTTGGAATACCGGCAGAGGAAGTAAAAACAAGAGCAGAAAATGCGCTGAAGACCTGTGGCCTTTACGCTTTCAGGAACTGGCCGGCGTCAGCTCTCAGTTACGGACAGAAAAAAAGGCTGACCATTGCTTCCATTTTGGCGATGGGGCCGAAGGTGATTATTTTGGACGAGCCTACAGCCGGTCAGGATTACACCAGCTACCGTGAATTTATGAACTATCTGTCAAGAATCAGGGAGAGTGGAACAGCAATCATTCTGATCACCCACGACATGCATCTGGCCTTAGAATATGCGGACAGGGCGGTGGTTCTATCCGGCGGTACGGTCATTGCTCAGGATACCATGGATAAAGTGCTGTCGGACAGTTCCTTAGTGGAGCGTGCCAATTTGAAGCACACGTCCATTGAGAGCATGGGCAGGCTCTATGGTGTATCGGATTTAAGCGGATTTATCGCTTATTTTACCCGCAGGGTTACAGGAGGTGGCATACATGACTAA
- a CDS encoding S41 family peptidase yields MDKKIVKVIAFVIALAMIITSFSFVVFLPSAFADTEKEDTASTEYLMDRLVEMQNYMEFLNKYYKDSVDYDKLMDAAMKGATEALGDPYSVFYTTDADSEKFEEAVSGEYAGIGVTMQDVDGKHQVISVNAAGPAIKAGVEVGDRIIKIDGKDTTALSLDQLVLLMRGETGTKVVLTVERAGQQKEISITREIVTTACVSYEMLEDKIGYMLISGFDADVATEFRMAKAALVNKGAEALILDVRNNPGGYINGAMEIANEIIPSGYISHFVNKGKVIESEKATGIAGPKMPTVLLVNEESASASELLAGALQDNKAATLVGTTTFGKGVAQQMVTLSAGDKAKVSVFYFVTPNKKDIDHVGITPDYVVRNGAIGSEEAKAKYITFAPMSEKDKPTLGDTGLNVYGAQQRLALLGYYTGKITGTMDEDTAAAVKKFQKDEGLFAYPVIDNSTKSKLEIGAYGLAYGNTKKGDDMQLAKAVELLKK; encoded by the coding sequence ATGGATAAAAAAATTGTAAAAGTAATCGCCTTTGTCATTGCACTGGCGATGATTATCACATCATTTTCTTTTGTTGTATTTCTGCCCTCCGCATTCGCAGATACGGAAAAAGAAGATACGGCTTCTACGGAATACTTAATGGATCGTTTAGTGGAAATGCAGAATTACATGGAATTTCTGAACAAATATTATAAAGACAGCGTAGATTACGACAAACTGATGGATGCGGCTATGAAAGGTGCTACCGAAGCACTGGGGGATCCGTACAGCGTATTCTATACAACAGATGCGGACAGTGAAAAATTTGAAGAAGCTGTATCCGGTGAATATGCGGGCATTGGGGTTACCATGCAGGATGTGGACGGAAAACACCAGGTGATTTCGGTAAATGCGGCGGGTCCGGCTATCAAAGCAGGCGTTGAGGTCGGTGACAGGATTATTAAAATAGACGGAAAAGACACCACCGCCCTAAGCCTGGATCAGCTGGTGCTTCTTATGAGAGGCGAAACGGGAACCAAGGTCGTATTGACCGTAGAAAGGGCAGGACAGCAGAAGGAAATTTCCATTACCAGAGAGATTGTGACCACAGCATGTGTTTCTTATGAAATGCTGGAGGATAAAATCGGGTACATGCTGATCTCCGGGTTCGATGCAGACGTAGCCACTGAATTTAGAATGGCTAAAGCGGCTCTGGTGAATAAAGGCGCAGAAGCTTTAATCCTTGATGTGCGCAATAATCCAGGTGGATACATAAACGGAGCCATGGAGATCGCCAATGAGATCATTCCCAGCGGGTATATTTCGCACTTTGTAAATAAAGGAAAGGTTATTGAAAGTGAAAAAGCCACCGGAATTGCAGGTCCTAAGATGCCGACCGTGCTTCTGGTAAATGAAGAAAGTGCCAGTGCCTCTGAGCTTTTAGCCGGTGCCCTGCAGGATAACAAAGCGGCCACGCTTGTGGGCACCACTACTTTTGGAAAGGGTGTTGCACAGCAGATGGTTACCTTATCTGCCGGGGATAAAGCCAAGGTCTCCGTGTTTTATTTTGTGACACCAAATAAAAAGGATATAGATCATGTAGGCATTACGCCGGATTATGTGGTCAGAAACGGCGCCATAGGAAGTGAAGAGGCAAAAGCAAAATATATTACCTTTGCCCCTATGAGTGAAAAAGACAAACCAACCTTGGGCGATACCGGACTGAATGTTTATGGGGCTCAGCAAAGATTGGCTCTGCTTGGCTATTATACCGGCAAGATCACCGGGACGATGGACGAAGATACCGCTGCGGCTGTAAAGAAGTTCCAGAAGGATGAAGGCTTGTTTGCCTATCCGGTCATTGATAACTCTACGAAGAGCAAGCTGGAAATCGGTGCATACGGTCTGGCTTACGGAAATACGAAAAAGGGCGATGATATGCAGTTGGCAAAAGCTGTTGAATTGTTAAAGAAATAA
- a CDS encoding AEC family transporter, protein MYGRFLVLFALMITGYILAKKNIFDSHSTHAINRFIVYFAYPCLIVEKISALEMNQETFLNFILTLVLSTLLFYIGYGASYVYGRIRKFPRENANVAEFAMASPNDGFMGFPVALLFFGDMGLLFMLAHNAALNLYFFTLGICMMKRNQTGKPPITGRRLFKAAAELIMNPNILALTAGLILCGTGVKLPVPLKDYFLYIGNVSTPMAMIYIGTSLAKSDFIGIIKNKQIVECSLMKLIGLPLLTYGLVVFLPVSNLIKMTCVLGACFPTAATVPMLAEQEQQDARLGSEILFLSTVLSAATVPLAVQLVSVFI, encoded by the coding sequence ATGTATGGGCGTTTTTTAGTTTTATTCGCTTTAATGATAACCGGATATATTCTGGCAAAAAAGAATATCTTTGACAGTCATTCTACCCATGCCATAAACCGTTTTATCGTCTATTTCGCTTATCCCTGCCTGATCGTAGAAAAGATCAGTGCACTGGAAATGAATCAAGAGACCTTTCTCAATTTTATTTTGACGTTGGTACTCTCTACCTTGCTGTTCTATATTGGCTACGGAGCCTCTTACGTATATGGCAGGATACGGAAATTTCCGAGGGAAAATGCCAACGTAGCAGAATTTGCCATGGCCAGTCCCAATGATGGCTTCATGGGCTTTCCTGTAGCCCTGCTATTTTTCGGAGATATGGGACTTTTGTTCATGCTGGCCCACAATGCGGCTTTGAATCTGTACTTTTTTACGTTAGGCATTTGCATGATGAAAAGGAATCAAACAGGTAAACCGCCGATTACGGGAAGAAGGCTTTTTAAAGCAGCGGCGGAATTGATCATGAACCCAAATATTCTGGCTCTTACGGCTGGATTGATCCTGTGCGGCACAGGCGTCAAACTCCCAGTACCCTTGAAGGATTATTTTCTGTATATCGGAAATGTGTCTACGCCCATGGCCATGATTTATATTGGAACCTCTTTGGCAAAAAGCGACTTTATAGGGATCATCAAAAATAAGCAGATCGTGGAATGCAGTCTGATGAAATTAATTGGGCTGCCGCTTCTGACCTATGGTCTGGTCGTGTTTCTGCCGGTCAGCAATCTGATTAAGATGACCTGTGTACTGGGAGCCTGTTTTCCTACAGCGGCGACCGTGCCGATGCTGGCCGAACAGGAGCAGCAGGATGCGCGACTTGGCAGTGAGATTCTGTTTTTAAGCACTGTATTGTCGGCAGCGACCGTGCCGCTGGCTGTGCAGCTCGTGAGCGTATTTATTTAG
- a CDS encoding DUF1846 domain-containing protein, with product MNKVGFSAEKYIEEQSQHILERINAEKCERLYLEFGGKLVHDKHAMRVLPGFDENAKVKLLEKMKDHAEIIICIYAGDITTNKTRQDFGITYDLEVLRLIDTFRKYDLSINSVVVTRYEEQPAVDMFINKLNRRGIRTYKHKFTKGYPTDVEVIVSEEGYGANPYIEVTKPLVVVTGPGGGSGKLATCLSQLYHDNRRGAKVRYAKFETFPIWNLPLKHPVNVAYEAATADLKDVNMIDSFHLEAYGEKAVNYNRDLEVFPVVKRIIEKITGEESEYQSPTDMGVNRAGFGIIDDEVCKEAARQEIIRRYFIAECNYKKGKIDGGALERCKLLMDDLGLKPLDRAVVQPARDYAEGKRNCDPRYENVVVMAIEMSDGKFITGRSSRRMVAAAAAVLNAIKYLAGIADDMPLISHTALEAIQHLRKDILNQDRSSLNCEEILSALTISATTNPPAEIAAEKLLLLKGCKAHCTAILSDKDEQLLNSLGLDVTCDPEYVTTNLYFG from the coding sequence ATGAATAAAGTAGGGTTTAGTGCAGAGAAATATATTGAGGAACAGTCACAGCACATTTTGGAAAGAATTAATGCGGAGAAGTGTGAACGGCTGTATCTGGAATTTGGCGGCAAGCTGGTTCACGACAAGCATGCCATGAGAGTTCTGCCCGGATTTGACGAAAATGCAAAAGTAAAATTATTGGAAAAAATGAAAGACCATGCAGAAATCATCATCTGTATTTATGCGGGTGATATTACAACGAATAAAACACGTCAGGACTTTGGTATTACATATGATTTAGAAGTCCTCCGTTTAATTGATACATTCAGAAAATATGATCTGTCCATTAACAGTGTAGTCGTGACCCGATATGAAGAACAGCCGGCGGTAGATATGTTTATTAACAAATTGAACCGCAGAGGAATCCGAACTTATAAACACAAATTTACGAAAGGCTATCCCACGGATGTAGAGGTTATCGTGAGTGAAGAGGGATACGGAGCAAACCCATATATCGAGGTGACAAAGCCTCTGGTGGTGGTCACAGGTCCGGGCGGCGGAAGCGGAAAGCTTGCGACCTGTCTTTCTCAGCTCTATCACGACAACAGGCGCGGAGCAAAAGTCCGATATGCTAAATTTGAAACCTTTCCCATTTGGAATCTGCCTTTAAAGCATCCTGTCAATGTGGCATATGAAGCAGCCACGGCAGATCTGAAGGACGTTAATATGATCGATTCCTTCCATCTGGAAGCATACGGAGAAAAAGCCGTAAACTACAACAGAGATCTGGAGGTTTTCCCAGTGGTGAAACGAATCATTGAGAAGATAACCGGAGAAGAGTCCGAATATCAGTCCCCTACGGATATGGGCGTAAACCGGGCCGGTTTTGGGATCATCGATGACGAGGTCTGTAAAGAGGCCGCCAGACAAGAGATCATCCGTCGGTATTTTATTGCCGAATGTAACTATAAGAAGGGGAAGATCGACGGGGGCGCATTGGAAAGATGTAAGCTTTTAATGGACGACCTGGGTCTTAAGCCACTGGACAGAGCCGTGGTTCAGCCTGCCAGAGACTATGCCGAAGGCAAGAGGAATTGTGATCCAAGGTATGAAAATGTGGTGGTCATGGCTATCGAGATGTCGGACGGTAAGTTCATAACCGGCAGAAGCTCCCGAAGAATGGTTGCGGCGGCCGCTGCTGTGCTGAACGCCATCAAATATCTGGCGGGTATTGCGGATGATATGCCGCTCATTTCCCATACTGCACTGGAAGCGATCCAGCACCTCAGAAAAGACATCTTGAATCAGGATCGATCCAGCTTGAACTGCGAAGAGATTTTAAGTGCTTTGACGATTTCAGCTACGACCAACCCGCCGGCTGAGATTGCTGCGGAAAAGCTGCTTCTGCTGAAGGGGTGCAAGGCGCACTGTACAGCCATTTTAAGTGATAAGGACGAACAGCTATTAAATTCTTTGGGTCTTGATGTGACTTGCGATCCGGAATATGTAACAACGAACTTGTATTTTGGCTAA
- a CDS encoding energy-coupling factor transporter transmembrane component T family protein produces MTKSGSLYIERDSVFHRMDGSIKLLMLIGWTFFVFAFMDIRIFAGILFLGLLMLKASNLPWRAIWPFFAFIIVFTLFNSAFLVAVTPAYGSKLTGTYTVLFTLFGVYRVTYETIFYCLTLTLKYISILPVTILFIFTTHPSSFAGSINRLGVSYKVAYAVSIALRYMPDVKAEVDHIVNAQEARGVAFKKGDASIFVRLKNYGSVMVPLLMSSLSRIEAVSNAMDLRGFGKSKKRTWYHREPLSSLDFVFAALSVAALLAGILIKSSHYAGFWYPF; encoded by the coding sequence ATGACTAAAAGTGGTTCCTTATATATTGAAAGGGATTCTGTATTTCACCGAATGGATGGAAGTATAAAGCTGTTAATGTTGATCGGCTGGACCTTCTTTGTGTTTGCCTTTATGGATATTCGCATATTTGCAGGGATTTTGTTTCTGGGGCTTCTCATGCTGAAGGCTTCTAATCTGCCGTGGAGGGCAATTTGGCCGTTTTTTGCATTTATTATTGTTTTCACCCTTTTTAACTCGGCTTTTCTGGTGGCAGTTACGCCGGCATACGGCTCCAAGCTCACGGGGACGTATACGGTTCTGTTCACGCTGTTCGGAGTATATCGGGTAACCTATGAAACCATATTTTATTGTCTGACGCTGACGCTAAAATATATTTCGATTTTGCCCGTCACCATCTTGTTTATTTTTACCACCCATCCCAGCAGCTTTGCGGGGAGTATTAATCGGCTCGGTGTTTCATATAAAGTGGCTTATGCGGTAAGCATCGCCCTTCGTTATATGCCGGATGTCAAAGCTGAGGTCGATCACATTGTAAATGCACAGGAGGCAAGGGGAGTGGCGTTTAAAAAGGGTGATGCCAGTATATTTGTACGGCTTAAGAATTACGGAAGCGTCATGGTACCGCTGTTGATGTCTTCCCTCAGCCGGATTGAGGCCGTATCCAACGCCATGGATTTGAGAGGCTTTGGGAAAAGCAAGAAAAGAACCTGGTATCACCGGGAACCTTTATCCTCTCTTGATTTCGTCTTTGCCGCCTTGTCTGTTGCGGCTCTGCTGGCGGGCATCCTGATAAAATCAAGCCACTATGCGGGGTTCTGGTATCCGTTTTGA
- a CDS encoding ECF-type riboflavin transporter substrate-binding protein, with the protein MKGIKGFFSSIATTQGIVAVVIAVVLCAVVLFFGKKFGKPMSTKTVVAIGIGAALYAALSALSIPIGPNTTFRLAIILLPIFGAFFGPTAGFLVGFIGHALNDAFLGGNVWWSWVFMSAMLGFFGGFVRLDRRFDPLNGVCTKVHMLSMYIWSAVGMAAGSLMAYFGDVYLYGEPAEKLFIQVTLANISNLVVIFVIGIPAIGLIAKSRSKSKGLVKED; encoded by the coding sequence ATGAAAGGAATTAAAGGATTTTTTAGTTCGATCGCAACCACGCAGGGCATCGTTGCAGTGGTAATTGCAGTGGTGCTTTGTGCCGTTGTATTGTTCTTTGGTAAAAAGTTTGGAAAGCCTATGAGTACCAAGACGGTTGTGGCAATCGGAATTGGTGCGGCTCTTTATGCGGCACTTTCGGCTCTTTCCATTCCCATCGGTCCGAACACGACGTTTCGTCTAGCCATTATACTGCTGCCTATTTTTGGAGCATTCTTTGGCCCTACAGCGGGTTTTCTCGTTGGATTTATCGGACATGCGCTGAACGATGCCTTTTTGGGAGGAAACGTATGGTGGAGCTGGGTATTCATGTCAGCTATGCTGGGCTTCTTCGGCGGGTTCGTTCGTCTGGACAGAAGGTTTGATCCGCTGAACGGCGTTTGCACTAAGGTTCATATGCTGAGCATGTACATATGGTCGGCGGTAGGTATGGCTGCCGGAAGCCTGATGGCGTATTTCGGAGACGTGTATCTGTACGGAGAGCCTGCGGAAAAGTTGTTTATTCAGGTCACACTTGCCAATATTTCCAATCTTGTTGTTATATTTGTTATAGGAATTCCGGCAATCGGTCTGATCGCAAAGAGCAGATCCAAGAGCAAGGGACTGGTAAAGGAAGACTGA